From Caldicellulosiruptor hydrothermalis 108, a single genomic window includes:
- the cas2 gene encoding CRISPR-associated endonuclease Cas2: MYIIVTYDVNEKRVNKVRKILKKYFTWVQNSVFEGEITFGKLEKCKRELLSVIEKEEDSVYFYEMEYKLVCNKKVLGQEKNYDSIIL, from the coding sequence ATATACATTATTGTCACATATGATGTAAACGAAAAAAGAGTAAATAAAGTAAGAAAAATTTTAAAAAAATATTTTACATGGGTTCAAAATTCAGTTTTTGAAGGCGAAATTACTTTTGGAAAGCTTGAAAAATGCAAAAGAGAGCTTTTATCTGTGATAGAAAAGGAAGAAGATTCAGTATACTTCTATGAAATGGAATATAAACTGGTTTGCAACAAAAAAGTATTAGGGCAAGAAAAGAATTATGACTCAATAATTCTATAA
- the cas1b gene encoding type I-B CRISPR-associated endonuclease Cas1b, which produces MQKSLYLTSNGRLKRHENTLYFEIGDEKRAIDIENVEQIHIFGEVDLNTKALNYISQYGIILHFYNYYGFYTGSFLPRKKNVSGDVVVRQALHYLDREKRLFLAYCFVESAVYHMMRNLRERKEAEAFLIAIEDEWEKGRFNISNIAELMGLEGRIRNIYYQSFNQFLPDDFAMEKREKRPPTNPINALISFGNSLIYSHTLSQIYQTQLDPSISFLHEPSEKRFSLSLDISEIFKPLIVDTVIFKLLNNRQLELEHFDEDLNYCYLNQEGKKIFLKEFQNKLETTVRHRQLNRNVSYKGFIRLECYKLIKHFIGDQIYSPLRAWW; this is translated from the coding sequence ATGCAAAAGAGCTTATATCTTACTTCAAACGGAAGACTCAAAAGGCATGAAAATACCCTTTATTTTGAAATAGGTGATGAAAAGAGGGCAATTGATATAGAAAACGTTGAACAGATTCACATATTTGGAGAAGTCGATTTGAACACAAAGGCTCTAAACTATATTTCTCAATATGGGATTATTCTTCATTTTTACAACTATTATGGCTTTTATACAGGAAGCTTCTTACCTCGCAAGAAAAATGTGTCTGGAGATGTTGTTGTAAGACAAGCACTTCATTATCTGGATAGAGAAAAGAGGTTATTTTTGGCATATTGTTTTGTTGAATCGGCAGTATACCATATGATGCGAAACTTGAGAGAAAGAAAGGAAGCTGAAGCTTTTTTGATTGCAATCGAGGATGAGTGGGAAAAAGGAAGGTTCAATATATCAAACATTGCAGAGTTGATGGGGCTTGAGGGTCGAATTCGCAATATATATTATCAGTCATTTAATCAGTTCCTGCCAGATGATTTTGCGATGGAAAAGAGAGAAAAAAGACCACCCACAAATCCTATCAATGCTCTTATTTCGTTTGGAAACAGCTTGATTTACAGTCACACTTTGTCTCAAATTTATCAAACTCAGCTTGACCCTAGCATAAGTTTTTTACATGAACCAAGTGAAAAGAGATTTTCCCTCAGCCTTGATATTTCTGAGATTTTTAAACCACTAATTGTTGATACTGTAATATTCAAGCTTCTTAATAACCGTCAGTTAGAGCTTGAGCATTTTGATGAAGATTTAAATTATTGTTATTTAAATCAAGAAGGGAAGAAGATATTTTTAAAAGAGTTTCAAAACAAACTTGAAACTACAGTTCGGCACAGGCAACTAAACAGAAATGTGTCATATAAAGGATTTATAAGACTTGAGTGTTATAAGCTTATAAAACATTTTATAGGAGATCAGATTTATTCGCCTTTGAGAGCATGGTGGTGA
- the cas4 gene encoding CRISPR-associated protein Cas4 gives MEDIQEFSEIKFQGIKINYLYICKRKLWLFSKNITFESTSDKVLLGKVLHEYSYPKENTKEVLIDNLIMIDILSDGSIREVKYSSKMKEADIMQVMYYLYYLKQKGIQKQGIINYPKEKRKEVLKLTPEYEEKVKQALKEIEEITTKSIPPPAQKQKICKSCAYFEFCWG, from the coding sequence ATGGAAGATATACAAGAATTTTCTGAAATCAAATTTCAAGGCATAAAAATCAACTACCTTTACATCTGCAAAAGAAAACTCTGGCTATTCAGCAAAAACATAACTTTTGAAAGTACATCAGACAAAGTTCTTCTGGGCAAGGTCTTACATGAGTATTCGTATCCAAAAGAGAACACAAAAGAAGTCTTGATTGACAATCTCATCATGATAGATATTTTATCAGACGGCAGTATCAGAGAAGTAAAATATAGCAGTAAAATGAAAGAAGCTGATATAATGCAGGTTATGTACTACCTTTACTATCTCAAACAAAAGGGAATTCAAAAGCAAGGTATAATCAATTATCCGAAAGAAAAAAGAAAAGAGGTGCTTAAGCTGACCCCTGAGTATGAAGAAAAGGTAAAGCAGGCCTTAAAAGAGATAGAAGAAATTACAACAAAATCTATTCCGCCACCTGCACAAAAACAAAAGATTTGCAAGTCGTGTGCATATTTTGAGTTTTGCTGGGGGTAA
- a CDS encoding CRISPR-associated helicase/endonuclease Cas3, with protein MKIDSYKGIELYAKRFKNDKGSEYQTIYQHTMDLLNNMEKLFEEYKEEIEEGCKRLQIDYQKLKYLLRLAIIYHDLGKANSKFQQKIRDKTKVHEVPQVKGLSKEVPHNFISIAFVDLEDEIEKGNITCDDFQNLLFAIAFSHDRSFDFSSQYFEKYMNDDVSKYIENQSLKPLLELLPSVPDRDKVVESSNYTYRVINQLRELMFKDSYDLSDKKVIFRIFLKGLLHRLDHSSSAGISAEEAKINNFPEKVEVYLKSKCSFTGFKDFQRKAMEFSEKNVILFAPTGSGKTEFGLNWAFKSKLIYTLPIRVSINAMYERLAKIFGEDKVGILHSDSMIYLLEKYLNLERENQELEALFDSVDLAKNLSLPIIVTTGDQIFTSALKWPGFEKVYSLFLYSKIIIDEPQSYSPESLAIIIKTLEEIINLNGKFCLMSATINPLILKHLGDCAKYVQAYSDEELKKRYSHIISIKELSILDCIEEIVEYAKQKNVLVICNTVKRSQEVYQVIKENLKRFEEIPVELLHSRFLEGQKRQKEEIVISNQRKNGIVISTQLVEASLDIDYDILFTELASADSLLQRMGRVYRKRPYNELRPNVIILSKGPSGVGKIYQKEIVDRTEVFLKKFDGNKITEYDKKELNEYVYDIGALSGTNFISKFKKAYELLELGFRADRKIEAQKIFRDVVTISGIPREIFDKNIEKINEALKKINSRSIKSIEKLELISSIRKYTVTAPAYFFAKGGASCYDKDLGLYILDCEYDDQLGLIPPKGLEQSDIW; from the coding sequence ATGAAAATTGATAGTTATAAGGGTATAGAACTTTATGCAAAGAGGTTTAAAAATGACAAAGGAAGTGAATATCAAACCATATATCAACACACGATGGATTTGTTAAATAACATGGAAAAGCTGTTTGAAGAATATAAGGAAGAGATTGAAGAAGGTTGTAAAAGGCTGCAAATAGACTATCAGAAGCTCAAGTATCTTCTAAGATTAGCAATAATATATCATGATTTGGGCAAGGCAAATTCGAAATTTCAGCAAAAAATAAGGGATAAGACAAAAGTGCATGAGGTACCTCAAGTTAAGGGTTTGTCTAAGGAGGTGCCTCATAACTTTATATCTATAGCTTTTGTCGATTTGGAAGATGAAATTGAAAAAGGCAATATTACCTGTGATGATTTTCAAAATTTACTTTTTGCAATTGCATTTTCGCATGATAGAAGTTTTGATTTTAGTTCTCAATATTTTGAGAAATACATGAATGATGATGTTTCAAAGTATATAGAAAATCAGAGTCTGAAACCTTTGTTAGAGTTACTTCCTTCAGTTCCTGACAGGGATAAAGTAGTGGAAAGTTCGAATTACACTTATAGGGTAATTAATCAATTAAGAGAATTGATGTTCAAAGACTCATATGACCTTTCGGACAAAAAGGTGATTTTTAGAATTTTTTTAAAAGGGCTTTTGCACAGGCTTGACCATTCAAGTTCTGCAGGAATCAGTGCAGAAGAGGCAAAGATTAATAATTTCCCTGAAAAGGTTGAAGTTTATTTGAAGAGCAAGTGCAGTTTTACCGGATTTAAAGATTTTCAGAGAAAGGCGATGGAATTTTCTGAAAAAAACGTAATTTTATTTGCTCCAACTGGCAGTGGGAAGACAGAGTTTGGGCTAAACTGGGCATTCAAAAGTAAGCTCATTTACACTCTTCCAATTCGTGTTTCTATCAATGCAATGTATGAGAGATTAGCAAAAATCTTTGGCGAGGATAAGGTTGGGATTTTGCACTCAGATAGTATGATATATTTACTTGAAAAATATTTGAATTTGGAGCGCGAAAATCAAGAGTTAGAAGCTCTGTTTGATAGCGTTGATCTTGCTAAGAATTTAAGTCTTCCAATAATTGTTACAACAGGAGACCAGATTTTTACATCGGCTTTGAAATGGCCGGGATTTGAAAAGGTTTATTCATTGTTTTTATACTCAAAGATTATAATAGATGAACCGCAGAGCTACTCACCAGAATCTTTGGCGATTATAATAAAGACTTTAGAAGAAATTATAAACTTGAATGGCAAGTTTTGTTTAATGAGCGCGACAATTAATCCACTCATTCTAAAACATCTTGGAGATTGTGCTAAGTATGTACAAGCATATTCAGATGAAGAACTGAAAAAGAGGTATTCCCACATTATTTCAATCAAAGAGCTTTCAATTTTAGACTGCATAGAGGAAATAGTTGAATATGCAAAACAAAAGAATGTGCTTGTCATATGCAATACTGTAAAGAGATCACAGGAAGTTTATCAGGTTATAAAGGAAAATCTAAAAAGGTTTGAAGAGATTCCTGTTGAACTTTTGCATTCAAGGTTTTTAGAGGGGCAAAAGAGACAAAAAGAGGAAATTGTTATCTCAAATCAGAGAAAAAACGGTATTGTAATATCAACTCAGCTTGTAGAGGCTTCACTTGACATAGATTATGATATCTTGTTTACAGAGCTTGCCTCGGCAGATTCGCTACTTCAGCGAATGGGGAGGGTGTACAGAAAAAGACCATATAATGAATTACGTCCGAATGTTATCATTTTGAGCAAAGGTCCAAGTGGGGTCGGAAAAATTTATCAGAAAGAGATTGTCGACAGGACAGAAGTGTTTTTGAAAAAATTTGATGGAAATAAAATTACAGAATATGACAAGAAAGAGCTAAATGAATATGTATATGATATTGGTGCACTCTCAGGTACCAATTTTATAAGTAAATTCAAAAAGGCATATGAACTTTTAGAACTTGGCTTCAGAGCAGATAGAAAAATTGAAGCACAAAAGATTTTTAGAGATGTTGTTACAATTTCTGGCATACCGAGAGAAATATTTGATAAAAATATCGAAAAAATAAATGAAGCTCTTAAAAAAATAAATTCAAGGTCTATAAAGTCTATAGAAAAATTGGAATTAATTTCCTCCATCAGAAAATATACCGTTACAGCCCCGGCATACTTTTTTGCCAAAGGCGGAGCAAGCTGTTATGACAAAGATTTAGGGCTTTATATCCTTGATTGCGAATATGATGACCAATTAGGTTTGATACCACCAAAGGGATTGGAACAATCTGATATATGGTAA